In Bifidobacterium adolescentis ATCC 15703, the sequence ATATCAATTCCGGTTCGATTCTGATCTCACCATCACGGTACCTTGTCCCGCCACTGGATTTCGAGAAACAAAACACCGGTTCCGTGATGTTGGATGAGAACGGTGCCGACTATTCCGAGCTGCTCCGACTGACAAAGCAATTAATTGCATCTTTCAACGATCAGACGATTCCGAATGTGATGCATATCGAATTCTATAAGAATGAAACCGGTGATTTCGTATTCGGGGAAATGGCGGCACGCAGAGGAGGCGGTCTCATCAAGCAGGAGCTGGCAGCCGCCTATGGCATAGACCAAAGCAAGGCCAACTTCCTATTGGAACTTGGTCTTGTCGATGCGGATGCGAATATTACGCGATCATCTCAGTATGGCATACTGCTGGAAACCGCTGGATTGAACTGGCCAAAGGAAAAAGAAATCCCGGATTGGGCGGTTTTGGAATCTGTGGGCAAGAAAAAAGGTATCGCTCATAACTCTGTTGATTCTGACAGGAAATTTCTTATTTCCGGCAAGAATGAATCTGAGATTATTCAACGTTCTAATTATCTTATAAATAGTCAATATAATGAGTAAAATTAACTTTTTACAGAGGGACAATTGTAACTAATTCTGCAGCAGGTTCTATATATGACGAATTATTATGTAGAATTGGTAATTCTACTGAATCTAGACTCTTCCGTAAAATAATGATACTAGTATCGCTAGGGATGTTGGGAACCAGCATTGGCGTCTATACGGGAAGCGCAGCAGGTAGTCTGACTGCATCAAAATGGTCGACATCTCAAGAAACCAGCATGTCTCTTTCAGCAAACTTTTCAGGCACTACCACAATAGAAGATAAGCAAAATGAGGGTGGCCGTCAGGTCACCCCCGAACGTATGCGGAACACACATAAAATCAGCGGCATGCATCCCAGAGGGGCGCGGGAAACAGCAGATTCTCCATTTCGGACCATTCCTCACACAAGTCCACTTCCGGTTCGCGCAGCCACCACAGCTGAATGCCATCCATGATTTCCATGGCTTTGCGCACCACTGGCCGCATGCTGCCGGCCCATGCGCCCAATTGCGGCGGAACCACCCACGGGTATTTCGAGTAGTGTTCCCAGATGTCCTCCATGCGTCCCATGAATTCGTCATGCAATGGGTGATCCGGGTTCAGGGATTCCACCGACAGCACGGTGAACAGCTGCACCATCATGCGGCGGCGCGAGTTGTGTTTCACCAGGTAGCGCAGATACGCGGGAAAATGCGGCGCGGACGGGTCGCTGCCCGGCATGCCCGAAGAGAAGAAGTCCTCCGGCGTGCCGGTCTGCCCGTAGTATTCGTCATATACCAGCGCCAGCATTTTGTCTTTGTTGTCGACGTATCGCAACACGCCTTGTTTGGAGATGCCGACCCTGTCGGCCACGTCTTGGATGGAAATGCCATTGAATCCACGCTCACTGATCAGCTGAACAGCCGCATCCAGCACTTCCGCTCGACGCTCCTGCGGTGATTTTCGGATACGTTTCGAAGTCTCTTCCTCTGCCATGATTCCGAGTCTAATGCACCTTGCGTCGATTGCCGTTGATTGACTGCCTATGGCACGTCATCGTGAGAGGTATCCGCCCGAATCCATCCATGACGCCATACGCGAGTCAGATCCCACGCCTCAAGATTGCCGCCGTTGCGAGGATCCCGCGGCGGTTTCCCTTCGCCACTACCCGGTTTCGCGGAGCGCGCAAGCTGGTAGCTCCAATAGATCTGCCCCGCCGACACGTCCCATGCCGCGCGTTGCAATCGTGACACTTGGCGGTATGCAGCCGATCGGTTTTGGCTGTGTAGGGCCCACTGATTCTCCACGCACCACTCGCCCACCAGCACGGGAATACGACGGGCCGCCGAACGGATGGCGATGCCACTCGCGCCCACCAGCATCCGGTACAGCCATGGCAGTCGCCGCGATCGCAGGTACAGCCGGCGTGCCGGTCCCGAAAACAGCGGATCCTCCATCGCGATGAGATACTGATGGGTGTCGAGCATGACGTTGCGCATGCCAGCACGACGAAACCAACCGCCCCAGCGGAGTAGTCGGAAACCGTCATGGAATACGATCACGGTTTCCGGACGTAGCACGGCGCGTAACCGGGCGTAAGCGTCGCGGTAGAAGCGCTTCAGAAACCGCAGTGAGACATACATGCTACCGGAAGCCTCATGAGAGTCTTTCGCCGTGTTCGACGTGCTATGGAACACCGACCAGCTCACTGGTTCGTTGAGTACTTCGATGCTGTGCAGGGCCGGTTCGTCGCGGTATCGGCGAGCCAATCGCTCCAGCACGTTCAGCGTGTACTCCACCAAGTCCGTATTCTGCGCCCATTTGCACACACCCGTCAGACCGCCGTTGTCGAAACCGTTCTGCGATTCGGGAACGGTATGCAGGTCAATCATAATCTTCAATCCCGTCTCCCGCGCCCAGCGGAACGCGCGGTCGAGGTACGTGATGCAGCCCGGATGCCCGGGCCAGTCGCCGAAGATGAAATACGGTATGGGAATGCGTACGAGGTTGATTCCGTGACCGACGATAATACGGAAATCCTCCAAGGTGATGTAGGTTTCGCGGTGCCGGCGCAGTTCCTCGGCGAGATTCCGTTCGGACCAGAGGGATACGTGCGTGCGGTGCATCCAGATTTCATCGTCTTCGGCGCTGCGGGTGAACGGTTTCGGATCCATCCATTTCTCCAGCACCAGCCAGTTGCCGAGGTTCACGCCGTCGATTCGCTCGTCGATGCCTAGCACCATGCGTCTCACCGCCCTTACGTTCGGGGGTTGCCCGACTTTTCGCTTCCGCCCATCACAACCCATGGCAAAACCCATTCGGCCCAATGGGCCAAGGAACCGCGCGTCATTCGCAACGTTCCTTGGTCCATTGTATGCGCCCCGCGAGCGGCCACGCGGCCGCTCGGAATCGGATCACAGCCGGATCAGGGTCGTTGAATGATCGTGGTGGCCGGCCGGGCGGGATCAGTCGACGGGCTTCGTCTCGTCCGCCTCGTAGTCGAAGAAGTCGAAGTCGGCGGTCTTCTCGTGCAGAGCGGCGTCGGTGATGGCGATGCCGACCATAGTGCCGGTGAATTCGCCGTACTTGCAGTATTCGTCAGAGAAGGTGGTAGTGTCGAAATCCGGGCCAATCTTGGTCCAGTTCTCGCCATCATAACCCCACTCGAACCAAGTACGACGACCTTCGATATTCAAACGGAAATAGATCGGCTTGTCTTCCACAGCAACGCGAGTGTCAAGCATTTCCGTCTTTTCACCGTTTTCGAGACGCACAATCGAAATCGCGCTGCCGCCAAGCGTCTGTGAATAATACTTGCGCAGGAAAATATTATTCATGTTGTCGTAGTAGATGGTCAAGCCAGCGCTGTGCTGGTAGACTTCCGGCTCGAACTCCATCTTCGTGGTGACGGTGGCGTACACGCTGGTGAGTTTGCGTGCGATCAGGCTCGTGCGGTTGAGCGATGCCAACGATTCCTCGCCGCGGATGCGCAGCCAACCGGGGCGTTCCGTCACGTTGGCGAAGGTGGTCGGCATCTGCCGCGGCGAATAATACCAGTTGCCGATCGCGCCGCCGTCGAAGTCGTCGTGCCCGGGAATCTCCGGCATCGGCGCATCCGGCAGATCCGGCTCTTCGACTTCGAGTTTGGCCAGATTGGAGCCGTCCGCCATGCGCAGCCAGCCGTCATTCGTCCATGTCATCTTCTGAATGGCGGTTTCACGGCCAAGCGTACAACGTAATTCCGGCACAAACGGACGGCTGGTCAGGTGCACAAGATATGTCTCGCCGTTCGGCAGATCCACGTAGGAGCCGTGCCCGGACTTCTGCAGCACGGAATCCGGGTTGAAATAGCGCGGCTTCAAATGATCGTCATCAGCACGCTCGTTTGACTCCTTCGGCTGCGAAGTGACGAGCGGACCATTCGGATCCGGCTCATACGGACCCCACACATTGCGGGAACGGCCCATGGTCACGGCATGGTTGTAGCCAGTGCCACCCTCGGCGCACATAATGTAATACCAGCCGTCACGCTTGGTCAGATGCGGAGCCTCAATGCAGCCACGATCAGTAGCGCCACGCCATATACGCTTCGGATAGCCAACCACATGCTTGGTTTCCGGATCATATTCCACACAGCAGATCACGCCCGGCTTCTCATAGCCTTCACGGGTCTCCCACTCCAAGCTGACGATGTACTTCTTGCCATTGTCATCATGTAAAATGGACGCGTCGAAACCAGAAGATGTCAGATATACCGGCTCGCTCCACGGACCTTCAATGCTCTTTGACTTAATCAGATAATTATTCACGTCGAAATAGCGTGCATTCATGGAGTTCATAACGCCGTAAATCACGTAAAACATGTCCTCTTCCTCACAATACGTGAGACATGGAGCCCAAATGCCCTTAGCGCTCGGCAGCTTGGTGAGGTTCGGCTTCGTATCATCAGTAAGCACGTGGGTGAGCAGCTCCCAATGCTTCATATCCTTCGAATGGTAAATCGGAATACCCGGGAACCATTCGAATGTAGAGACAGCAACATAGTAGTCGTCGCCTTTACGGCAGATGGCCGGATCAGGATTGAAGCCTTTGAAGATCGGATTATGCAGCATTGTCGTTCCTTAATGTTCTTGATATCACGCGTTGCTTTGTACGATTCTTGCGTCCGACGGAATCACTTTTGGACGGGGAACCAGTTTTGGGCGATGCAGCGTCCAAGGTCCCATGCGTCCCAGCCGATCCAGCCGGGAGTGTTGACAGTGTCAGTGAGCAGCTTGTAGTTCCAGTAGTAGAAGCCGCTGCCCTTGCTCCATGCGGCGAGCTGGGATTCGGCTAGGCCCCGGTACAGCGAGCGCTTCTGTTCGGCGGTCAGGGTTTCGACCTGAGCCCCTTCCTCGCCGTTGAGCACGCTTTGGCCGCCGTGGGTGTCCACACCGCAGCCGACGGAGTTGAACAGGCACCACTCCCCCACAATCACCGGGAAGTATTCGCTCATCTCGGCGATCATCGGCGCATAGGTATTCCTCACGAAGTCGTCGTAGCCCTCCGCTGTCTGCGGGCAACCCATCGTTTCGGCGGTCATGAGGTATTGGTGGGTATCGAGGACCACGTTCTTAAACTCGGGCGCGAGCTTGCCGTCGGGGCCGCGCATGAAGTCCTTCCACTGTTCGATGTCGAAACCGTCGTGGAACACCACGACTTTGTCGGTCGGCAACGCGCCCTTGTCAGCGTCGCGCAGACGGTGGTAGGCGGTGATGTAGAAGTTCTTGAGCCAGTCGAATGCGATCGGGCCGGTGCCTTCGGCGAGTTCCGGATCGACCGCCTTGTAGCGTTCGGTCACGTTCGCCATCGGCCAGCAGGTGGCGGTGTTCGGCTCGTTGATGATTTCGATGCCCATCAGCGCCCGACGATGGCCGTACCGCTTGGAGAGGCGTTCGAGCACGGACAGCACGAATTCGACTTCGTCGGGCAGCTGCGCCCACTTGCACACGCCGGAGATGCCGCCGTTGTCGAAGCCGTTTTGGCTCATCGGTGCGGTGTGCAGATCGATAAGGATGGTCAGGCCGTATTTCTCGGCCCAGTTGAAGGCCTTGTCGAGTTCGTCGATGCAGCCGATGAACGGCGCGCGGTCGCCGAAGATGAAGTACGGCACGGGGATGCGCACGGAGTTCAGTCCCCACGATTTGATGGTGGCGAAGTCGCGCTCGTTGATGTATTCGGCGCGGTGGGTCCTGATACGGGCCTCGTAGACGGCCGGATCAAGTTGCGTCGGCAGATAGTATTCGTCATCGGCAGTGGTTCCATCGAATAATGCCGGGTTCATCCACTTTTCCAGAACCAGCCAGTTACCCAGGTTCACGCCCTTGATGTAATTAAGGTCCATATGCACTCCTTCGTACGCTTTCAATCATATTTTTTATTACTTAGTAATTACTAAGTTAGATGATAGTACATTTTTCTCCTCCCCGCAACTCGTCTCGGACATCTCTCCGAACCGCTGTCGCACTATTTCGCATAAAGCACCCTTTGCGAAAATCGTGGGACCGACAATCAAAATCGTGCAGCAATTTCACAGAATCATGCGATTAATCATAAGAAAAAAGCCTCTTTCTTGCGGGAAGAAAGAGGCAACCTGCAGCCGGAGAGACGATTACTGCTTATCGCTGGCGAATCGTTACGTGCAAGGCACTCACCGAGGCAGCGGGCAACGTTACCGTCAGCTCGGCACCGCCGGCAGATTCGTGCACGCT encodes:
- a CDS encoding glycoside hydrolase family 5 protein; translated protein: MDLNYIKGVNLGNWLVLEKWMNPALFDGTTADDEYYLPTQLDPAVYEARIRTHRAEYINERDFATIKSWGLNSVRIPVPYFIFGDRAPFIGCIDELDKAFNWAEKYGLTILIDLHTAPMSQNGFDNGGISGVCKWAQLPDEVEFVLSVLERLSKRYGHRRALMGIEIINEPNTATCWPMANVTERYKAVDPELAEGTGPIAFDWLKNFYITAYHRLRDADKGALPTDKVVVFHDGFDIEQWKDFMRGPDGKLAPEFKNVVLDTHQYLMTAETMGCPQTAEGYDDFVRNTYAPMIAEMSEYFPVIVGEWCLFNSVGCGVDTHGGQSVLNGEEGAQVETLTAEQKRSLYRGLAESQLAAWSKGSGFYYWNYKLLTDTVNTPGWIGWDAWDLGRCIAQNWFPVQK
- a CDS encoding glycoside hydrolase family 5 protein, whose product is MVLGIDERIDGVNLGNWLVLEKWMDPKPFTRSAEDDEIWMHRTHVSLWSERNLAEELRRHRETYITLEDFRIIVGHGINLVRIPIPYFIFGDWPGHPGCITYLDRAFRWARETGLKIMIDLHTVPESQNGFDNGGLTGVCKWAQNTDLVEYTLNVLERLARRYRDEPALHSIEVLNEPVSWSVFHSTSNTAKDSHEASGSMYVSLRFLKRFYRDAYARLRAVLRPETVIVFHDGFRLLRWGGWFRRAGMRNVMLDTHQYLIAMEDPLFSGPARRLYLRSRRLPWLYRMLVGASGIAIRSAARRIPVLVGEWCVENQWALHSQNRSAAYRQVSRLQRAAWDVSAGQIYWSYQLARSAKPGSGEGKPPRDPRNGGNLEAWDLTRVWRHGWIRADTSHDDVP
- a CDS encoding glycoside hydrolase family 43 protein, which encodes MLHNPIFKGFNPDPAICRKGDDYYVAVSTFEWFPGIPIYHSKDMKHWELLTHVLTDDTKPNLTKLPSAKGIWAPCLTYCEEEDMFYVIYGVMNSMNARYFDVNNYLIKSKSIEGPWSEPVYLTSSGFDASILHDDNGKKYIVSLEWETREGYEKPGVICCVEYDPETKHVVGYPKRIWRGATDRGCIEAPHLTKRDGWYYIMCAEGGTGYNHAVTMGRSRNVWGPYEPDPNGPLVTSQPKESNERADDDHLKPRYFNPDSVLQKSGHGSYVDLPNGETYLVHLTSRPFVPELRCTLGRETAIQKMTWTNDGWLRMADGSNLAKLEVEEPDLPDAPMPEIPGHDDFDGGAIGNWYYSPRQMPTTFANVTERPGWLRIRGEESLASLNRTSLIARKLTSVYATVTTKMEFEPEVYQHSAGLTIYYDNMNNIFLRKYYSQTLGGSAISIVRLENGEKTEMLDTRVAVEDKPIYFRLNIEGRRTWFEWGYDGENWTKIGPDFDTTTFSDEYCKYGEFTGTMVGIAITDAALHEKTADFDFFDYEADETKPVD
- a CDS encoding TetR/AcrR family transcriptional regulator encodes the protein MAEEETSKRIRKSPQERRAEVLDAAVQLISERGFNGISIQDVADRVGISKQGVLRYVDNKDKMLALVYDEYYGQTGTPEDFFSSGMPGSDPSAPHFPAYLRYLVKHNSRRRMMVQLFTVLSVESLNPDHPLHDEFMGRMEDIWEHYSKYPWVVPPQLGAWAGSMRPVVRKAMEIMDGIQLWWLREPEVDLCEEWSEMENLLFPAPLWDACR